A genomic stretch from Silurus meridionalis isolate SWU-2019-XX chromosome 1, ASM1480568v1, whole genome shotgun sequence includes:
- the ppp1r12c gene encoding protein phosphatase 1 regulatory subunit 12C, producing the protein MGDAAKVERREQLKRWSGSSTDRQPAAARRRWRDEEEDGRRDGMKTTQDADPHRVGRQHIKRRRRVRFERTAEFLAICASGDTEEAKVMLEDLQVIGSEGKVSRKDVINCSNADGITALHQACIDGSIEVVAFLLSHGANVNQVDNEGWTPLHVAASCGNMEIAEFLLQNSASLSLVNCDGDVPLDIAEDEAMEALLQEHTLKQGVDVESAKRLEEELIMCDARRWLTEGVPADVHHPRTKATPLHVAAAKGYLEAIKLLCQCGLDVSAKDGDGWTPLHAAAHWGQSEACCLLAEQLCDMEARSNGGQTPFDVADESVEALLEELSQRQASWRTEQDIKDKQNAQAAANGNAGKKRRSSVCRMSSREKMSVQDQSKERGVSGGLELNEERESSPETSVVSSPDTESITTSTVSPADKTPEEKEAEEREHERESRTARVPPTLQRVDSAPESPSGPSTDGKKYQAPCRDEESESQRKARSRLMRQSRRSTQGVTLTDLKEAERTVNKTNEPQPSLQTVSPVVTVTPAERDTEPVKPSTPEGDSKLGVKERRRSRRERRSTGITTLTGETEDLDVNEPTRADGTLSEAQAGDARSLLSLDFRKLYVEVLKDNGCLREKLQETQLQLSECKVELERLRQSQENGCDRPALLELERFEKKALERKAAELEDELKVLIDLRADNQRLKDENAALIRVISKLSR; encoded by the exons ATGGGCGACGCGGCGAAAGTTGAGCGTCGGGAGCAGTTAAAGCGTTGGAGCGGCTCCTCTACAGACCGACAGCCTGCCGCGGCGAGGAGACGCTGGCGGGACGAAGAGGAGGACGGCCGGCGAGATGGTATGAAAACAACGCAGGACGCGGACCCACATCGAGTTGGCAGGCAGCACATCAAACGGAG GAGACGTGTTCGGTTCGAGAGGACGGCAGAGTTCCTGGCTATCTGCGCCAGCGGTGACACGGAAGAGGCGAAGGTGATGCTGGAGGATTTGCAGGTTATAGGCAGCGAGGGCAAAGTGTCCCGAAAAGACGTGATCAACTGTTCCAATGCTGACGGAATCACAGCACTGCACCAG GCCTGCATCGATGGCAGTATTGAGGTGGTGGCTTTTCTCTTGTCGCATGGTGCGAACGTAAACCAGGTGGACAATGAGGGCTGGACCCCGCTTCACGTAGCAGCTTCCTGTGGGAACATGGAAATTGCTGA ATTCTTGCTGCAGAACAGCGCATCTCTGAGTTTGGTGAACTGTGATGGCGATGTACCATTAGACATCGCCGAAGACGAAGCCATGGAGGCGCTACTGCAGGAGCACACTCTGAAACAGG GTGTGGATGTCGAGTCAGCGAAACGCTTGGAGGAGGAGTTGATCATGTGTGATGCCCGCCGTTGGCTTACAGAGGGTGTGCCTGCTGACGTGCACCACCCCAGGACTAAAGCCACACCCCTCCACGTTGCAGCTGCTAAAGGCTACCTTGAGGCCATCAA GTTGCTGTGTCAGTGCGGCCTGGATGTGTCTGCTAAAGATGGGGACGGCTGGACTCCGCTCCATGCTGCAGCTCACTGGGGTCAAAGCGAGGCCTGTTGTCTCCTCGCAGAGCAACTGTGTGACATGGAGGCCCGCAGCAATGGG GGTCAGACTCCGTTCGATGTGGCTGATGAAAGTGTGGAGGCCTTGCTGGAGGAATTATCGCAGAGACAAGCTAGT TGGCGAACCGAACAGGACATTAAGGATAAACAGAACGCACAAGCGGCCGCAAACGGCAACGCTGGCAAAAAACGCAG GAGCTCGGTGTGTAGGATGAGCAGCCGAGAAAAGATGAGCGTGCAGGATCAGTCAAAGGAGCGAGGAGTCTCTGGAGGCCTGGAGCTAaacgaggagagagagagcagtccCG AGACTTCCGTGGTGTCGAGCCCAGATACAGAAAGCATCACTACCTCTACAGTCAGCCCTGCTGACAAG acCCCTGAAGAAAAGGAAGCAGAGGAGAGAGAGCATGAGCGAGAGAGCCGTACTGCTCGTGTTCCTCCCACTCTGCAAAGAGTCGACTCGGCCCCAGAGAGTCCCAGCGGTCCCTCTACTGACGGAAAGAA GTACCAGGCACCATGCCGAGATGAGGAGTCAGAGTCCCAGAGAAAAGCTCGTTCTCGACTCATGCGGCAGTCACGACGCTCCACTCAG GGAGTGACCCTAACTGACCTTAAAGAGGCAGAGCGAACCGTTAATAAGACAAATGAACCTCAGCCCAGTCTTCAGACCGTCAGTCCTGTTGTCACAGTAACGCCAGCAGAGAGAG ACACAGAGCCTGTGAAACCCTCTACCCCAGAGGGAGATTCCAAACTGGGTGTGAAAGAACGTCGTAGATCGAGGAGAGAGAGACGTTCCACCGGCATCACCACACTTACAGGAGAG ACAGAGGATCTGGATGTGAATGAGCCTACGCGTGCAGATGGCACATTAAG TGAAGCTCAGGCAGGAGATGCAAGATCATTATTATCACTGGATTTTAGAAAG CTGTATGTGGAGGTGTTGAAGGACAACGGTTGTTTGAGAGAGAAGCTCCAGGAGACACAGCTGCAGCTCAGCGAATGCAAAGTGGAGCTCGAGCGACTCAGACAG AGCCAGGAAAATGGTTGTGACCGCCCTGCTCTACTGGAACTAGAGAGATTT
- the psmd12 gene encoding 26S proteasome non-ATPase regulatory subunit 12, whose amino-acid sequence MSDDRAERSDGKIVKMEVDYSATVDQRLPECEKIAKEGRLQEAVESLLSLEKQTRTASDMVSTSRILVAIVQMCYEAKDWDALNENIMVLSKRRSQLKQAVAKMVQECYKYVDAVSDLAVKLRLIDTLRTVTAGKIYVEIERARLTKTLAGIKEQNGEVKEASSILQELQVETYGSMEKKEKAEFILEQMRLCIAVKDYIRTQIISKKINTKFFQEEGTEESKLKYYNLMIHVDQHEGSYLSICKHYRAIYDTPCILEDGSKWQQALKSVVLYVVLSPYDNEQSDLVHRISADKKLEEIPKYKDFLKQFTTMELMRWSSLVEDYGKELREGSPDSPATDVFTETEEGEKRWQDLKNRVVEHNIRIMAKYYTRITMKRMAGLLDLSIDESEEFLSNLVVNKTIYAKVDRLAGIINFQRPKDPNDLLNDWSHKLNSLMSLVNKTTHLIAKEEMIHNLQ is encoded by the exons atgtcgGACGACAGGGCCGAGAGATCCGACGGGAAAATCGTCAAGATGGAGGTCGATTACAGCGCTACTGTAGACCAGCGGCTGCCCGAGTGCGAGAAAATAGCTAAA gaagggCGACTTCAAGAAGCCGTCGAGAGCCTTCTATCTCTGGAGAAGCAAACCAGGACG GCTTCGGACATGGTGTCTACATCGAGGATCTTGGTGGCCATTGTGCAAATGTGTTACGAGGCAAAAGACTGGGACGCGCTCAACGAGAACATCATGGTGTTGTCGAAGAGGAGGAGTCAGCTGAAGCAG GCTGTGGCCAAGATGGTGCAGGAGTGTTACAAATATGTGGATGCTGTTAGCGACCTGGCGGTCAAACTGAGGCTCATCGACACTCTAAGAACCGTTACTGCCGGAAAG ATTTACGTCGAGATCGAGCGTGCAAGACTCACCAAGACGCTGGCTGGCATCAAAGAGCAGAATGGGGAGGTTAAAGAGGCCTCGTCCATTCTACAGGAGCTGCAG GTGGAAACGTACGGCTCCatggagaagaaagagaaggcgGAGTTCATCTTGGAGCAGATGAGGCTGTGCATAGCTGTGAAGGACTACATCCGCACGCAGATCATCAGCAAGAAGATCAACACCAAGTTCTTTCAGGAGGAAGGCACCGAG GAGTCCAAGCTGAAGTACTACAATCTGATGATTCATGTGGACCAACATGAAGGCTCTTACCTTTCCATATGTAAACACTACCGGGCTATTTATGACACTCCATGCATCCTGGAGGATGGCTCCAAGTGGCAGCag GCCCTGAAAAGTGTGGTTCTGTATGTGGTTCTGTCTCCATATGACAATGAACAGTCCGATCTGGTCCATCGGATCAGTGCAGACAAGAAACTGGAAGAAATCCCTAAATACAA GGATTTTCTGAAGCAGTTCACCACCATGGAGCTGATGCGCTGGTCCTCCCTGGTGGAGGATTACGGGAAGGAGCTGCGCGAGGGCTCTCCAGACAGCCCTGCCACTGACGTCTTCACCGAGACCgaggagggagagaagagaTGGCAGGACCTGAAAAACAGAGTGGTAGAACAT AATATAAGGATTATGGCCAAGTATTACACAAGAATCACAATGAAGAGGATGGCTGGACTTCTTGACCTTTCCATCGAT GAGTCCGAGGAGTTCCTGTCCAACCTGGTGGTAAACAAGACCATCTACGCCAAAGTGGATCGGCTGGCAGGCATCATCAACTTCCAGAGGCCCAAAGACCCCAACGACCTGCTGAACGACTGGTCGCACAAACTCAACTCGCTCATGTCCCTCGTCAACAAAACCACACACCTCATCGCCAAGGAGGAGATGATCCACAACCTGCAGTAG